In one Streptomyces sp. NBC_01241 genomic region, the following are encoded:
- a CDS encoding TetR/AcrR family transcriptional regulator, which translates to MTPPSARRRNTAPPRESLLAAAMATIAERGLDGLTMAGLGREVGMSSGHLLYYFRTKDELLLQTLEWSEGRLGAERSALLSQQAPAAERLDHYVDLYVPEGPRDPHWALWLEVWNRSQNADADARGRQAAIEGAWHRDLVALLAEGVSRGEFRAVDPDRFATRLRALLDGFSVHVVVGIPGTGREQVLSHVREFLQSSLLP; encoded by the coding sequence ATGACCCCGCCCTCCGCCCGGCGGCGCAATACGGCGCCGCCCCGTGAGTCCCTGCTCGCAGCCGCCATGGCCACCATCGCCGAGCGCGGGCTCGACGGGCTGACCATGGCGGGGCTCGGACGCGAGGTCGGGATGAGCAGCGGGCACCTTCTGTACTACTTCCGGACCAAGGACGAGCTCCTGCTGCAGACCCTGGAGTGGAGCGAGGGGCGCCTCGGCGCCGAGCGCAGCGCCCTGCTCTCCCAGCAGGCCCCCGCCGCCGAGCGGCTCGACCACTATGTGGATCTGTACGTCCCCGAAGGACCGCGCGACCCCCATTGGGCGCTCTGGCTGGAGGTCTGGAACCGCTCGCAGAACGCCGACGCCGACGCCCGCGGTCGGCAGGCCGCCATCGAGGGGGCCTGGCACCGGGACTTGGTGGCGCTGCTCGCCGAGGGCGTTTCGCGGGGGGAATTCCGCGCCGTGGACCCGGACCGGTTCGCCACCCGATTGCGCGCCCTGCTCGACGGCTTCAGCGTCCATGTCGTCGTCGGCATACCGGGTACGGGACGTGAGCAAGTCCTCTCCCACGTAAGGGAGTTCCTTCAGAGCTCGCTGCTTCCCTGA
- the cimA gene encoding citramalate synthase codes for MTTKAKASDDSFHVFDTTLRDGAQREGINLTVADKLTIARHLDNFGVGFIEGGWPGANPRDTEFFARAQQEIEFENAQLVAFGATRRAGGKAAEDPQVKALLESGAPVITLVAKSHDRHVELALRTTLEENLEMVRDTVSFLREQGRRVFVDCEHFFDGYRANPEYAKAVVRAAAEAGADVVILCDTNGGMLPAQVTAVVSTVLADTGARLGIHAQDDTGCAVANTLAAVDAGATHVQCTANGYGERVGNANLFPVVAALELKYGKTVLPEGALADMTRVSHAIAEVVNLTPSTHQPYVGVSAFAHKAGLHASAIKVDPDLYQHIDPALVGNTMRMLVSDMAGRASIELKGKELGIDLGGDRELVGRVVERVKERELKGYTYEAADASFELLLRAEAEGRARSYFRTESWRAIVEDRPDGTHANEATVKLWANGERIVATAEGNGPVNALDRALRVALERIYPQLAKLELVDYKVRILEGRTGTESTTRVLITTGDGSGDWATVGVAENVIAASWQALEDAYTYGLLRAGVEPTE; via the coding sequence ATGACCACCAAGGCCAAGGCCAGCGACGACAGTTTCCACGTCTTCGACACCACACTGCGCGACGGGGCCCAGCGTGAAGGCATCAACCTGACGGTCGCGGACAAGCTGACCATTGCCCGGCACCTGGACAACTTCGGCGTGGGCTTCATCGAGGGCGGCTGGCCCGGCGCCAACCCCCGGGACACCGAGTTCTTCGCCCGCGCCCAGCAGGAGATCGAGTTCGAGAACGCCCAGCTGGTCGCCTTCGGCGCGACCCGCCGGGCCGGTGGCAAGGCCGCCGAGGACCCCCAGGTCAAGGCACTGCTGGAGTCCGGCGCCCCGGTGATCACGCTGGTCGCCAAGTCCCACGACCGCCATGTGGAACTCGCCCTGCGCACCACCCTCGAAGAGAACCTGGAGATGGTCCGCGACACCGTCTCCTTCCTGCGCGAGCAGGGCCGCCGGGTCTTCGTCGACTGCGAGCACTTCTTCGACGGCTACCGCGCCAACCCCGAGTACGCCAAGGCCGTCGTCCGGGCCGCCGCCGAGGCCGGCGCCGATGTCGTCATCCTCTGCGACACCAACGGCGGCATGCTCCCCGCGCAGGTCACGGCCGTCGTCTCCACCGTGCTCGCCGACACCGGCGCCCGGCTCGGCATCCACGCCCAGGACGACACCGGCTGCGCCGTCGCCAACACCCTCGCCGCCGTCGACGCGGGCGCCACCCACGTCCAGTGCACCGCCAACGGCTACGGCGAACGGGTCGGCAACGCCAACCTCTTCCCCGTCGTCGCCGCCCTGGAACTCAAGTACGGCAAGACCGTCCTCCCCGAGGGTGCGCTCGCCGACATGACCCGCGTCTCCCACGCGATCGCCGAGGTCGTCAATCTGACGCCCTCCACCCACCAGCCCTATGTGGGGGTTTCCGCCTTCGCCCACAAGGCCGGACTGCACGCCTCCGCGATCAAGGTCGACCCGGACCTGTACCAGCACATCGACCCCGCGCTGGTCGGCAACACCATGCGGATGCTGGTCTCCGACATGGCCGGCCGTGCCTCCATCGAGCTCAAGGGCAAGGAGCTCGGCATCGACCTCGGCGGCGACCGCGAACTCGTCGGCCGCGTCGTCGAACGCGTCAAGGAGCGCGAACTCAAGGGCTATACGTACGAGGCCGCCGATGCCTCCTTCGAACTGCTGCTGCGCGCCGAGGCGGAGGGCCGGGCACGCAGCTACTTCCGTACCGAGTCCTGGCGTGCCATCGTCGAGGACCGCCCCGACGGGACGCACGCCAACGAGGCGACCGTGAAGCTCTGGGCCAACGGCGAGCGCATCGTCGCCACCGCCGAGGGCAACGGCCCGGTCAACGCACTCGACCGGGCGCTGCGCGTCGCGCTGGAACGGATCTACCCGCAGCTCGCCAAGCTGGAACTGGTCGACTACAAGGTCCGCATCCTCGAAGGCCGGACCGGCACCGAGTCCACCACCCGAGTCCTCATCACCACGGGCGACGGCAGCGGCGACTGGGCGACCGTGGGCGTAGCGGAGAACGTTATCGCGGCCTCCTGGCAGGCGCTGGAGGACGCGTACACGTACGGGCTGCTGCGCGCCGGGGTCGAGCCCACGGAGTAG
- a CDS encoding MFS transporter, giving the protein MGREQWKKIWVGSAGNMVEWFDWFVYATFAVYFADSFFPAGNETANLMNTMGIFAVGFFMRPVGGWLLGRIGDRRGRKAALTLTVTLMSASAILIAVAPTYDVAGYGGVAVLLVARLLQGLSVGGEYAASATYLTEASAPHRRGFASSFQYVSMTAGQLVGLGLQIVLQRNMSDAALHSWGWRIPFIVGALGAAIVFYLRRSMLETEVYAESGAAEQEDRGTLKALWRHKREAFLVMALTMGGTVAYYTYTTYLTKFLSKSAGMEKSTASLVSFCALFVFMCIQPLAGMLSDRIGRRPLLITFAVGSTFLTVPIMTMLKHAGTFWPALGLALLALVVVTGYTSINACVKAELFPTGIRALGVALPYAIANALFGGTAEYVALWFKKAGIESGFYWYVAGCAAVSLIVYLAMRETRDIDLGRVGAGKRGQERSEPSGATTVTPAS; this is encoded by the coding sequence ATGGGACGAGAGCAGTGGAAGAAAATCTGGGTCGGCTCCGCCGGCAACATGGTCGAGTGGTTCGACTGGTTCGTGTACGCGACCTTCGCGGTCTACTTCGCGGACTCGTTCTTCCCCGCGGGCAATGAGACCGCCAACCTCATGAACACCATGGGGATCTTCGCCGTCGGTTTCTTCATGAGGCCCGTCGGCGGGTGGCTGCTAGGCCGGATCGGTGACCGCAGGGGCCGTAAGGCCGCGCTCACCCTCACCGTCACCCTCATGTCGGCCTCCGCGATCCTCATCGCCGTCGCGCCGACGTACGACGTCGCGGGCTACGGCGGCGTCGCCGTCCTGCTGGTGGCCCGGCTCCTGCAGGGCCTCTCCGTCGGCGGCGAGTACGCCGCCAGCGCCACGTACCTGACCGAGGCCTCCGCACCCCACCGGCGCGGCTTCGCCTCCAGCTTCCAGTACGTGTCCATGACCGCCGGACAACTCGTCGGCCTCGGCCTCCAGATCGTCCTCCAGCGCAATATGTCCGATGCCGCGCTGCACAGCTGGGGCTGGCGCATCCCGTTTATCGTCGGCGCGCTCGGCGCCGCAATCGTCTTCTACCTGCGCCGCTCGATGCTGGAGACCGAGGTCTACGCGGAGTCCGGCGCCGCCGAGCAGGAGGACCGCGGCACCCTGAAGGCGCTGTGGCGGCACAAACGCGAGGCGTTCCTCGTGATGGCGCTGACCATGGGCGGGACCGTCGCGTACTACACGTACACGACCTACCTCACCAAGTTCCTCTCCAAGAGCGCCGGCATGGAGAAGTCCACCGCCTCGCTCGTCAGCTTCTGCGCCCTGTTCGTCTTCATGTGCATCCAGCCGCTGGCCGGAATGCTCTCCGACCGGATCGGCCGCCGCCCGCTGCTGATCACCTTCGCCGTCGGCTCCACGTTCCTGACCGTGCCGATCATGACGATGCTCAAGCACGCCGGCACCTTCTGGCCCGCCCTCGGCCTGGCGCTCCTCGCCCTGGTCGTCGTCACCGGATACACCTCGATCAACGCCTGCGTGAAGGCCGAACTCTTCCCGACCGGCATCCGCGCCCTGGGCGTCGCCCTCCCGTACGCCATCGCCAACGCGCTCTTCGGCGGCACCGCCGAATACGTGGCGCTCTGGTTCAAGAAGGCCGGCATCGAGTCCGGCTTCTACTGGTATGTCGCCGGGTGTGCCGCGGTCTCCCTGATCGTCTACCTGGCCATGCGCGAGACCCGCGACATCGACCTGGGCCGGGTCGGCGCCGGCAAGCGCGGACAGGAGCGCTCGGAGCCGTCCGGAGCGACCACCGTCACGCCCGCATCCTGA